The following coding sequences are from one uncultured Devosia sp. window:
- the edd gene encoding phosphogluconate dehydratase translates to MSVRQAIQDVTDRIAARSRDTRRDYLGRLDAAREAGVHRAVLSCGNLAHAFAACSPAEKAALAGNKTLNLGIVTSYNDMLSAHQPYQFYPDIIKEAARDIGATAQVAGGVPAMCDGVTQGQPGMDLSLFSRDVIAMATAISLSHNMFDAAVYLGICDKIVPGLLIGALTFGHLPAVFVPAGPMPSGIPNDEKSKVRQLYMEGKVGRAELLEAESKSYHSAGTCTFYGTANSNQMLMEIMGLHLPGASFVNPGTPLRDALTREATVRALSLTALGNNYTPVGHVIDEKAIVNGLVGLHATGGSTNHTMHLIAIAAAAGLQVTWDDMSDLSDATPLLARVYPNGVADVNHFHAAGGMGFLIQELLESGHLHEDVKTVWGDGLSNYTVEAKLLDDKLAFEPSPRESALPKVLTSTKTPFQPTGGLKLLTGNLGRSVIKVSAVKPEHRVVEAPARVFHGQDALQAAFKAGELTGDMIAVVRFSGPKALGMPELHKLTPSLGIMQDRGFKVALLTDGRMSGASGKVPAAIHMTPEAIDAGPISKIRDGDMIRLDANEGTLTFLGDEKEFFSRTPATEDLRSQHYGMGRELFAGFRSLVGVADKGASVFQ, encoded by the coding sequence ATGTCTGTTCGTCAGGCCATCCAGGATGTAACCGACCGCATTGCGGCACGCAGCCGCGACACACGTCGCGATTATCTGGGCCGGCTCGATGCCGCCCGTGAAGCCGGCGTTCACCGCGCCGTCCTCTCCTGCGGCAACCTTGCCCATGCTTTTGCCGCCTGTTCGCCCGCCGAAAAGGCGGCACTGGCCGGCAACAAGACGCTGAACCTTGGCATCGTGACGTCCTACAACGACATGCTCTCGGCCCATCAGCCCTATCAATTCTATCCCGACATCATCAAGGAAGCCGCCCGCGACATCGGGGCCACGGCCCAGGTCGCCGGCGGCGTGCCCGCCATGTGCGATGGCGTGACCCAGGGCCAGCCGGGCATGGACCTGTCGCTGTTTTCCCGCGACGTCATCGCCATGGCGACCGCGATTTCGCTGAGCCACAACATGTTCGATGCCGCCGTGTATCTGGGCATCTGCGACAAGATCGTGCCGGGCCTGTTGATCGGTGCACTGACCTTCGGCCATCTGCCGGCCGTCTTCGTGCCCGCCGGCCCCATGCCCTCTGGCATCCCGAACGACGAAAAGTCCAAGGTCCGCCAGCTCTATATGGAGGGCAAGGTCGGCCGTGCCGAACTGCTCGAAGCCGAGAGCAAGTCCTACCATTCGGCCGGCACCTGCACCTTTTATGGCACTGCCAATTCCAATCAGATGCTGATGGAAATCATGGGCCTGCACCTGCCCGGCGCCAGCTTCGTCAATCCCGGCACCCCGCTGCGCGACGCCCTGACCCGCGAAGCTACCGTTCGTGCGCTGTCGCTGACAGCGCTGGGCAACAACTACACGCCTGTCGGCCACGTCATCGACGAAAAGGCCATCGTCAACGGGCTGGTTGGCCTCCACGCCACGGGCGGTTCGACCAATCACACCATGCATCTGATCGCCATTGCTGCTGCAGCTGGCCTCCAGGTCACCTGGGACGACATGAGCGATCTATCGGACGCGACGCCCTTGCTGGCCCGCGTCTATCCCAATGGCGTTGCCGACGTGAACCACTTCCATGCCGCCGGCGGCATGGGCTTCCTGATCCAGGAACTGCTGGAATCCGGTCACCTGCATGAGGACGTCAAGACCGTCTGGGGCGATGGCCTTTCGAACTACACGGTCGAAGCCAAGCTGCTCGACGACAAGCTGGCCTTTGAACCATCGCCCAGGGAATCGGCGCTCCCCAAGGTGCTGACCTCCACCAAGACGCCGTTCCAGCCGACCGGTGGCCTGAAACTCCTGACCGGCAATCTCGGCCGCTCGGTCATCAAGGTCTCGGCCGTCAAGCCGGAGCACCGCGTGGTCGAGGCGCCAGCCCGCGTCTTCCACGGCCAGGATGCCTTGCAGGCCGCCTTCAAGGCGGGCGAACTGACCGGCGACATGATCGCCGTCGTCCGCTTCTCCGGCCCCAAGGCCCTCGGCATGCCCGAACTGCACAAGCTGACGCCGTCGCTCGGCATCATGCAGGACCGCGGATTCAAGGTGGCGCTCTTGACCGACGGCCGCATGTCCGGCGCCTCGGGCAAGGTTCCCGCCGCCATCCACATGACCCCCGAAGCGATTGATGCCGGCCCGATCAGCAAGATCCGCGACGGCGACATGATCCGCCTCGACGCCAACGAAGGCACACTGACCTTCCTCGGCGACGAAAAGGAATTCTTCTCCCGCACGCCCGCCACCGAAGACCTCCGCAGCCAGCACTACGGCATGGGCCGCGAACTGTTCGCAGGCTTCAGGAGCCTTGTCGGCGTGGCCGACAAGGGCGCGAGCGTGTTTCAGTAG
- a CDS encoding HigA family addiction module antitoxin — protein MTIRITPPVHPGEYLREELLGPLGLTPYALAARLGVPRTRIERLVREETGVTPDTALRLGRFFSMTPEFWINMQGLYDLTLAEATADEALRSIEPITLPAA, from the coding sequence ATGACCATCCGGATAACTCCGCCCGTTCATCCCGGCGAATATCTGCGTGAGGAGTTGCTTGGGCCTTTGGGCCTGACACCCTATGCGCTGGCAGCACGGTTGGGTGTACCGCGCACCCGCATCGAGCGATTGGTGCGCGAGGAAACCGGCGTCACGCCCGACACGGCCCTGCGGCTGGGAAGGTTCTTTTCGATGACGCCAGAGTTCTGGATCAACATGCAGGGACTTTACGACCTGACGCTGGCGGAAGCGACGGCAGACGAGGCACTGCGGTCCATCGAACCGATCACCCTGCCCGCCGCCTGA
- a CDS encoding VOC family protein has product MTSGIHHVTLITGNVQANVDFYVGFLGLRLVKRTGGYEDARQLHLFYGDYNAEPGSLITFLVWEGGGRGQAGAGQVSELALAIDPSSIGFWLERALRHQVQVEGTAQEFGEPILRLRDPDGVMIKLVGAALPVLDMPESDVPAEHAIRRIRGVTLLSEVQEETVGFLRQYFGFRSGVAEGPIQRMVSDVGDVLDIRDASGFWPGAPGTGTADHVAVRATDAAEVEAVERALRQRNSSLTNLHDRNYFTSLYVREPGGVLIEMASDGPGFTKDESVAALGTTLFVPPDEQDKAEDIKVMLPQFGLPGGERVVYRDLIYTHRFHTPTAPSTRTLMLMHGTGGDEADLMPLARRADPHATLLGLRGRSTEEGTQRWFRSLGPWIFDQKDIAFESGALAAFLEETRSAYGLDTEQMVGLGYSNGANFLAAAMLLQPELLIRKAVLVRPAMVLREVPVADLTGRHILIIAGENDAYRGKSEELAGVLEQAGATVELELVAGAHEITPRDAEVIAGWLDSINT; this is encoded by the coding sequence ATGACCAGCGGAATTCACCACGTCACCCTTATCACCGGCAATGTTCAGGCCAATGTCGATTTCTATGTCGGCTTCCTCGGCCTGCGGCTCGTCAAGCGCACCGGCGGCTATGAGGATGCGCGGCAGCTGCATCTGTTTTACGGCGACTACAATGCCGAGCCCGGCTCGCTGATCACCTTCCTCGTCTGGGAGGGCGGCGGGCGCGGCCAGGCCGGCGCGGGACAGGTGAGCGAATTGGCGCTGGCGATCGACCCATCCTCGATCGGCTTCTGGCTGGAGCGCGCACTGCGTCATCAGGTCCAGGTCGAGGGAACGGCACAGGAATTTGGCGAACCCATACTGCGCCTGCGCGACCCCGATGGCGTGATGATCAAGCTCGTCGGCGCTGCGCTGCCCGTGCTGGACATGCCGGAGAGCGATGTTCCGGCCGAGCATGCCATACGGCGCATTCGCGGGGTGACGCTTCTGTCGGAGGTGCAAGAGGAGACCGTGGGCTTCCTTCGCCAGTACTTCGGCTTCCGCTCCGGGGTGGCCGAAGGCCCGATCCAGCGCATGGTGTCCGATGTCGGCGATGTGCTCGATATCCGCGATGCCTCCGGCTTCTGGCCCGGCGCGCCGGGTACGGGTACGGCCGACCATGTGGCGGTGCGCGCCACGGACGCGGCAGAGGTCGAGGCAGTGGAGCGGGCCTTGCGCCAGCGAAACTCCAGCCTCACGAACCTTCATGACCGCAACTATTTCACCTCGCTCTATGTGCGCGAGCCGGGTGGCGTGTTGATTGAAATGGCCAGCGACGGTCCTGGCTTTACCAAGGACGAGAGCGTGGCAGCCCTGGGCACCACCCTGTTTGTGCCACCCGATGAGCAGGACAAGGCCGAGGACATCAAGGTCATGCTGCCGCAGTTCGGCCTGCCGGGCGGCGAGCGCGTGGTCTATCGCGACCTGATCTACACGCATCGCTTCCATACACCCACAGCACCCAGCACCCGCACGCTGATGCTGATGCATGGCACAGGCGGCGACGAGGCCGACCTGATGCCCCTGGCGCGTCGTGCCGATCCGCATGCCACCCTGCTTGGTCTGCGCGGCCGCAGCACCGAGGAAGGCACGCAGCGCTGGTTCCGCAGCCTTGGACCCTGGATTTTCGACCAGAAGGACATCGCCTTCGAATCCGGCGCGCTTGCCGCGTTCCTGGAGGAAACGCGCAGCGCCTACGGGCTCGACACCGAGCAGATGGTGGGTCTCGGCTATTCCAATGGCGCCAATTTCCTCGCCGCCGCCATGCTGCTGCAGCCTGAGCTCCTGATCCGCAAGGCAGTGCTGGTGCGCCCGGCGATGGTCTTGCGTGAGGTGCCTGTGGCTGACCTGACGGGCCGCCATATCCTGATCATCGCCGGCGAAAACGATGCCTATCGCGGCAAGAGCGAAGAATTGGCGGGGGTGTTGGAACAGGCTGGCGCTACGGTGGAGCTCGAACTGGTGGCTGGCGCGCATGAGATTACGCCGCGCGATGCCGAGGTGATTGCGGGTTGGCTAGATAGTATCAATACTTGA
- a CDS encoding type II toxin-antitoxin system RelE/ParE family toxin, producing the protein MIGSFRGKIAERVAKGKAPKGFAADLLRPAQRRLAALMSAVELADLRVPPGNRLEALSGNRAGQHSIRINDQWRICFRWADGRAEDVEIVDYH; encoded by the coding sequence ATGATCGGATCCTTCCGTGGCAAGATTGCAGAGCGGGTGGCCAAGGGCAAAGCGCCCAAAGGCTTTGCGGCTGATTTGCTGCGGCCGGCACAGCGACGGCTGGCGGCGCTGATGTCAGCGGTAGAGTTGGCCGATCTGCGCGTGCCTCCCGGCAACCGGCTCGAAGCCCTGTCCGGCAATCGCGCTGGTCAGCATTCCATCCGCATCAACGATCAGTGGCGCATCTGCTTTCGCTGGGCAGACGGACGCGCCGAGGATGTTGAGATTGTCGACTATCACTGA
- the zwf gene encoding glucose-6-phosphate dehydrogenase: protein MSSRIIPVQPFDYVVFGATGDLTKRKLIPALYHRFKDGQFDEQSRIIGASRSKLSDAEFQTAARDAVTQFVEKEYQDEAVIARFVKIFSYVPVDASKPDESGDLGKALRDDPNVVRAFYLAVAPDLFEPIAEYLKAKKLYRRDARVVIEKPLGHDLASSMEINDGVAKIFKEDQVYRIDHYLGKETVQNLLALRFANTLFEPIWNSAHIDHVQLTVAESVGAGTRGYYDESGALRDMIQNHMLQLLCLVAMEPPASDDANALRDEKLKVLRALKPITNGDVAKNTVRGQYKGVKSETTSVAGYQEELPDEKKGSRTETFVALKAEVQNWRWSGVPFYFRTGKRMASRVSEICIQFKPIPHSIFDHAEGAPRANKLVIRLQPDEGVKLLMMIKDPGPGGMRLREVPLNLSFAKTFSERAPEAYERLLLDVIRGNQALFMRRDELEEAWKWVDPIREAWDRSSEPPQSYVAGTWGPSGAIALIERDGRTWYEDDN, encoded by the coding sequence GTGTCCAGCCGTATTATTCCCGTCCAGCCTTTCGACTATGTGGTGTTCGGCGCCACGGGCGACCTGACCAAGCGCAAGCTCATTCCTGCGCTCTATCACCGTTTCAAGGACGGCCAGTTCGACGAGCAGAGCCGGATTATTGGCGCCTCGCGTTCCAAGCTGAGCGATGCCGAGTTCCAGACCGCCGCCCGCGATGCGGTCACTCAGTTCGTCGAGAAGGAATATCAGGACGAGGCCGTCATCGCGCGCTTCGTCAAGATCTTCAGCTATGTGCCGGTCGATGCCAGCAAGCCCGATGAATCCGGTGATCTAGGCAAGGCCCTTCGCGACGATCCCAATGTGGTGCGCGCCTTCTATCTCGCCGTCGCGCCGGACCTGTTCGAGCCCATCGCCGAGTATCTGAAAGCCAAGAAGCTCTATCGCCGTGACGCGCGCGTCGTGATCGAAAAGCCGCTCGGCCACGACCTTGCTTCGTCCATGGAAATCAACGATGGCGTGGCCAAGATCTTCAAGGAAGATCAGGTCTATCGCATCGACCACTATCTCGGCAAAGAGACGGTGCAGAACCTGCTGGCCCTGCGCTTTGCCAATACGCTATTCGAGCCGATCTGGAATTCCGCCCATATCGACCACGTCCAGCTGACCGTGGCCGAAAGCGTCGGCGCCGGCACGCGCGGCTATTACGACGAATCTGGCGCCCTGCGCGACATGATCCAGAACCACATGCTGCAGCTGCTCTGCCTTGTGGCCATGGAGCCGCCGGCCAGCGACGACGCCAACGCCCTGCGTGATGAGAAGTTGAAGGTGCTGCGCGCGCTGAAACCCATCACCAATGGCGATGTGGCCAAGAATACCGTGCGCGGCCAGTACAAGGGCGTGAAGTCGGAAACCACCTCGGTTGCCGGCTATCAGGAAGAACTGCCTGACGAAAAGAAGGGCAGCCGCACCGAGACTTTCGTGGCGCTCAAGGCCGAAGTGCAGAACTGGCGCTGGTCGGGCGTGCCCTTCTATTTCCGCACCGGCAAGCGCATGGCCAGCCGCGTTTCGGAAATCTGCATCCAGTTCAAGCCGATCCCGCATTCCATCTTCGACCATGCCGAAGGCGCCCCGCGCGCCAACAAGCTGGTCATTCGCCTGCAGCCAGACGAGGGCGTCAAGCTCCTGATGATGATCAAGGATCCGGGCCCTGGCGGCATGCGCCTGCGCGAAGTGCCGTTGAACCTCAGCTTCGCCAAGACGTTTAGCGAACGGGCTCCGGAAGCCTATGAGCGCCTGCTGCTCGACGTCATTCGTGGCAATCAGGCCCTGTTCATGCGCCGCGATGAGCTCGAAGAGGCCTGGAAGTGGGTCGATCCGATCCGCGAAGCCTGGGACCGCTCCAGCGAACCGCCACAGTCCTATGTGGCCGGCACCTGGGGTCCGAGTGGCGCCATCGCGCTGATCGAGCGCGACGGCCGCACCTGGTATGAGGACGACAACTAA
- the pgl gene encoding 6-phosphogluconolactonase codes for MTIERRSFADKPTLAKELAEAVADRIRTAIAERGTAAIAVSGGSTPGKFFQSLGKTKDIDWEKVIVTLVDERWVDETNDRSNALLVNEKMLQGPAAVARFFPLYSGGDEPDATHVAKTNALLAELPEQFAAVILGMGSDGHTASFFPGGDTLDEALSAEGPTLAIRAPGAGEPRITFTLPRLLSTDGLYLHIEGEEKADVLDTALGDGPVEDMPIRAVLRSGHAVTVYWCP; via the coding sequence GTGACCATCGAACGCCGCAGCTTCGCCGACAAGCCCACTCTCGCCAAGGAACTGGCCGAGGCTGTTGCCGACCGCATCCGCACCGCCATTGCCGAGCGCGGTACGGCGGCGATCGCCGTCAGCGGTGGCTCCACGCCCGGGAAATTCTTCCAGTCGCTTGGCAAGACCAAGGACATCGACTGGGAAAAGGTCATCGTGACCCTGGTCGACGAACGCTGGGTCGACGAGACCAATGACCGCTCCAATGCCCTGCTGGTCAACGAAAAGATGCTGCAGGGCCCGGCTGCCGTCGCCCGTTTCTTCCCGCTCTATTCGGGCGGCGACGAACCCGATGCGACCCATGTTGCCAAGACCAATGCCCTGCTGGCCGAACTGCCCGAGCAGTTTGCCGCGGTGATCCTGGGCATGGGCAGCGATGGCCATACGGCCAGCTTCTTCCCCGGCGGCGATACGCTGGACGAGGCGCTGAGCGCCGAAGGTCCCACGCTGGCCATCCGCGCCCCTGGCGCCGGCGAGCCGCGCATAACCTTTACCCTTCCGCGTCTCCTCAGCACGGATGGGCTGTACCTTCACATCGAAGGCGAGGAAAAGGCCGACGTGCTCGACACGGCTTTGGGTGATGGTCCCGTCGAGGACATGCCCATCCGCGCCGTCCTGCGTTCCGGTCACGCCGTAACCGTCTATTGGTGCCCATAG